From Mus musculus strain C57BL/6J chromosome 8, GRCm38.p6 C57BL/6J, a single genomic window includes:
- the Lrp2bp gene encoding LRP2-binding protein isoform X1 → MRKILDSSCPQTMHLKFAAAYNLGRAYFEGKGVKRSDEEAERLWLLAADNGNPKASVKAQSILGLFYSMKEPKELEKAFFWHSEACGNGSLESQGALGLMYFYGQGIRQDTDAALHCLREAAERGNVYAQGTLVEYYYKMKFFTKCVSFSKRIADYDEVHDIPMIAHVTDCLPEFIIKGMAMAAFYHGRCLQLGLGIMKDEESAKHYYSKACRLNPTLADELHSLLIHQRI, encoded by the exons ATGAGGAAGATCCTCGACTCTTCATGCCCCCAGACAATGCACTTGAAATTCGCTGCTGCTTACAACCTCGGGAGAGCTTATTTTGAAGGAAAGGGGGTGAAGCGATcagatgaggaagcagagag ACTGTGGCTGCTTGCTGCCGACAATGGAAACCCAAAAGCTAGTGTGAAGGCGCAAAGTATTCTAGGATTGTTTTATTCAATGAAAGAGCCCAAAGAGTTGGAAAAG GCATTTTTCTGGCATTCGGAAGCTTGTGGCAACGGAAGTCTGGAGTCCCAGGGTGCACTTGGTCTCATGTACTTTTACGGACAGGGAATCCGCCAAGACACTGATGCCGCCCTGCACTGCTTACGGGAAGCAGCTGAGCGAGGGAATGTCTATGCCCAGGGGACTCTTGTGGAATACTACTACAAGATGAAGTTTTTTACCAAGTGTGTTTCGTTTTCCAAAAG GATAGCAGACTATGATGAAGTCCACGACATCCCCATGATAGCCCACGTCACGGACTGTCTCCCAGAGTTTATCATCAAAGGCATGGCCATGGCGGCTTTCTACCACGGGCGCTGTCTCCAGCTGGGCTTAGGCATCATGAAAGACGAAGAATCTGCCAAGCACTACTACTCTAAA GCTTGCCGTCTGAACCCTACATTGGCAGATGAACTTCACTCCTTACTCATTCACCAGAGAATTTAG